One Centroberyx gerrardi isolate f3 chromosome 6, fCenGer3.hap1.cur.20231027, whole genome shotgun sequence genomic region harbors:
- the LOC139931771 gene encoding olfactory receptor 52J3-like yields the protein MGDLYNTSSVLTLQGFNLSSQSVIPAFLFATLSYMIILFCNLVLILTIVLNKCLHQPMYMILLNLPINDLIGSTALFPQVIKEILSDTKTMQHSACVAQAFFIHIYGLGAVFILTAMAYDRYIAICLPLKYNAIMTNAHIMKIITLVWLFNLILMGMLFFLLLRLPRCRSLITHTYCDNPSLLTLVCANTAINNIYGLFTVAVTQVVGNGMILYTYLQILIACFRSKRSDTRAKALQTCATHLTVFLLLECLGLFTIISYRLRGISPHLRKFIGVSTLIFPPTLNPIIYGLKTQEIREKVIYFFSKKYLFSKKIFPF from the coding sequence ATGGGCGACCTCTACAACACTTCGTCTGTCTTGACGCTGCAAGGCTTTAACCTCTCCTCTCAAAGTGTCATTCCTGCGTTTCTTTTTGCAACTCTAAGCTACATGATCATACTTTTCTGCAACCTTGTTCTGATCCTCACCATCGTCCTGAACAAATGCCTGCACCAGCCCATGTATATGATTCTGCTGAATCTTCCCATCAACGACCTTATAGGCTCCACCGCACTCTTTCCACAGGTGATTAAAGAAATACTGTCGGACACCAAGACCATGCAACACTCTGCTTGTGTTGCCCAggctttttttattcatatctaTGGGTTGGGTGCTGTGTTCATTCTGACTGCTATGGCTTATGATAGGTATATTGCCATATGTCTCCCATTGAAATACAACGCTATTATGACCAatgcccacattatgaaaataaTCACACTAGTGTGGCTGTTTAATTTAATTCTAATGGGTATGctttttttcctgctgttgCGTTTACCTCGCTGCAGATCTCTaatcacacacacctactgtgACAATCCCTCCTTGCTGACTCTGGTCTGTGCAAACACAGCCATCAATAACATTTATGGGCTTTTTACGGTCGCTGTTACACAGGTGGTAGGTAATGGAATGATTCTGTACACATATCTTCAGATCCTCATTGCATGTTTCAGGAGCAAAAGATCCGATACAAGAGCCAAAGCCCTGCAGACGTGTGCGACACATTTAActgttttcctcctgctggAATGTCTAGGTCTTTTCACCATCATTTCATACAGATTGAGGGGCATTTCACCACATTTAAGGAAGTTCATAGGGGTTTCGACATTGATTTTCCCCCCGACACTGAATCCAATAATCTATGGGCTGAAAACACAAGAAATCCGGGAAAAAGTAATATACTTTTTCAGCAAAAAATACTTGTTCAGCAAAAAAATCTTTCCATTCTAG